A single genomic interval of Rhea pennata isolate bPtePen1 chromosome 5, bPtePen1.pri, whole genome shotgun sequence harbors:
- the SPRED1 gene encoding sprouty-related, EVH1 domain-containing protein 1 has translation MSEETATSHNDNSYARVRAVVMTRDDSSGGWLPLGGGGLSCVTVFKVIHQEENSCADFLIHGERLRDKTVVLECTLKKDLVYNKVTPTFYHWKIDDKKFGLTFQSPADARAFDRGIRRAVEDISQGYSPSQNDVEVAEDCFQATQDNTSSSLMKDHLFQHETVVTSEPYNSSNLRPSTFEDFNSRRACFPSQPNQVPLKSIRHVSFQDEDEIVRINPRDILIRRYADYRHPDMWKNDLERDDADSNIPFSKSDNKKSDYLYPCGDGTKLNSLKDSKGSVVFKTQPSSSKFKNSKRRKEDGERSRCIYCQERFNHEDNGRGKCQDAPDPIKRCIYQVSCMLCAESMLYHCMSDSEGDFSDPCSCDTSDDKFCLRWLALVALSFIAPCMCCYLPLRACHHCGEVCGCCGGKHKAAG, from the exons TAATAGTTATGCACGAGTGCGAGCTGTGGTGATGACCCGGGATGACTCAAGTGGTGGATGGTTACCGCTTGGAGGGGGTGGACTAAGCTGTGTCACAGTCTTCAAAGTCATTCACCAGGAAGAGAATAGCTGTGCTGATTTTCTTATCCATGGAGAACGACTCAGGGATAAAACG GTGGTCTTGGAATGCACGTTAAAGAAGGATCTTGTTTACAACAAAGTTACTCCTACTTTTTACCACTGGAAGATTGACGACAAAAAGTTTGGCCTCACATTTCAGAGTCCTGCTGATGCAAGAGCATTTGACAGAGGTATTCGGAGAGCAGTAGAGGATATTTCTCAAG GTTATTCACCCTCTCAAAATGATGTTGAAGTGGCAGAAGACTGCTTTCaa GCTACTCAAGATAATACTTCAAGTTCATTAATGAAAGATCACCTTTTCCAACATGAAACTGTAGTAACCAGTGAACCTTACAACAGTTCAAATTTAAGGCCTTCAACATTTGAGGATTTCAACTCAAGGAGAGCCTGTTTTCCTAGTCAACCTAACCAG GTCCCATTGAAGTCAATCAGACATGTTAGTTTTCAGGATGAAGACGAAATTGTTAGAATAAACCCTCGTGATATTTTGATACGTCGTTATGCAGACTACAGGCATCCTGACATGTGGAAGAATGACCTGGAGAGGGATGATGCAGACTCAAATATACCATTTTCTAAATCAGACAATAAAAAATCTGACTATTTATACCCATGTGGGGATGGAACTAAGTTGAATTCCCTGAAAGACTCGAAAGGTTCTGTGGTATTTAAAACTCAGCCTTCCtcatcaaaatttaaaaactcaaaaaggagaaaagaggatggTGAGCGTTCCCGCTGTATATACTGCCAGGAAAGGTTTAATCATGAAGATAATGGCAGAGGAAAATGTCAAGATGCTCCGGATCCTATTAAAAGATGTATCTACCAAGTTAGTTGCATGCTTTGCGCAGAGAGCATGCTCTATCACTGCATGTCAGACTCTGAAGGAGATTTTTCTGATCCTTGCTCCTGTGACACTAGTGATGACAAGTTCTGCTTACGCTGGTTAGCACTGGTAGCGCTGTCGTTCATTGCTCCGTGTATGTGCTGCTACCTCCCCTTGAGAGCATGCCATCACTGTGGTGAGGTATGTGGGTGCTGTGGAGGAAAGCATAAAGCTGCAGGGTGA